Proteins encoded within one genomic window of Prauserella marina:
- a CDS encoding AraC family transcriptional regulator, which translates to MVTTTGWDFPRAATSVALLVEFAEGHGIPAETVLDGTGLGADVIAAPARPGEAPAQVEAHQELAVVRNILRRGGDPARLGLAAGRLYHATSYGIWGYAVTSSRTVGEAIALALRYIELTYVFCVPELRTDGEAVHLDCLDAGVPYDVKDFLLARDLAAIVTLMREQIGLPEHIGEVRVRLPRPADTTAFHEVLGTVPEFGAELTGVSFPSRLLETPMPQANAHTAAMCEDECRRLVAARRRRRGVAGQVRDALLSAGGLSRDMESVAAGLSMTGRTLRRRLAAEGTSFRALLDEVRESMAEELLTAQALSVEQVARRLGYGEAAAFIHAFTRWKGIPPREFSRRTGARRREGAR; encoded by the coding sequence ATGGTGACGACGACCGGCTGGGACTTCCCTCGCGCGGCGACGAGTGTCGCGCTGCTCGTCGAGTTCGCCGAGGGGCACGGCATACCGGCCGAGACGGTACTGGACGGGACCGGTCTCGGCGCGGACGTCATCGCTGCTCCGGCACGGCCGGGAGAGGCTCCCGCACAGGTCGAAGCGCACCAGGAGCTGGCCGTCGTCCGCAACATTCTGCGCCGTGGGGGAGACCCCGCGCGGCTCGGTCTCGCCGCGGGCAGGCTGTACCACGCGACTTCCTACGGCATCTGGGGCTACGCGGTGACCAGTAGTCGCACGGTCGGCGAGGCCATCGCGCTCGCGCTGCGCTACATCGAGCTGACCTATGTGTTCTGCGTTCCCGAGCTGCGTACCGACGGCGAGGCCGTCCACCTCGACTGCCTCGATGCCGGAGTCCCTTACGACGTCAAAGATTTTCTGCTGGCAAGGGATCTCGCCGCGATCGTCACGCTGATGCGCGAACAGATCGGCCTGCCGGAACACATCGGGGAAGTGCGAGTCCGGCTGCCGCGCCCCGCCGACACCACCGCGTTTCACGAGGTGCTCGGTACCGTTCCCGAGTTCGGCGCCGAGCTCACGGGAGTGAGTTTCCCTTCGCGGTTGCTGGAAACGCCGATGCCGCAGGCGAACGCGCACACCGCCGCGATGTGCGAGGACGAGTGCCGTCGGCTCGTTGCCGCGCGCCGTCGCCGCCGGGGAGTCGCGGGCCAGGTACGGGACGCGCTGCTGAGCGCGGGCGGACTGAGCAGGGACATGGAGAGCGTCGCGGCGGGGCTCTCGATGACGGGGCGCACGCTGCGCCGCAGGCTCGCCGCGGAGGGGACGAGCTTCCGGGCGCTGCTCGACGAGGTCCGCGAGAGCATGGCCGAGGAATTGCTGACCGCGCAGGCGCTTTCCGTCGAGCAGGTCGCCCGCCGCCTCGGCTACGGCGAGGCGGCGGCCTTCATCCACGCCTTCACCCGCTGGAAGGGGATCCCGCCACGCGAGTTCAGTCGCCGAACTGGAGCGCGACGTCGCGAAGGTGCGCGCTGA
- a CDS encoding flavin-containing monooxygenase codes for MSATPHHSADAVIVGAGFGGIAAAIELSRSGFTDIVILERASDLGGVWRENTYPGAGCDVPSPLYSFSFEHNPAWPRRYASQPDIHAYLRRTARKYGVFDRIRFGTEVTSAEFDGSTATWLIRTATGDGFTGRVFVPATGQLSRPAFPDIPGMDTFRGDSFHSAEWRHDLDLTGARIAVIGTGASAVQFVPRIQRQAKTLTVFQRSAPYLLPKRDHGYTAWHHRALRAVPLARTLDRLGFWLYAEFAQQCLSKWQFLTPLFQRQTEKHLREAVADPALRDKLTPDYALGCKRVLFSNDYLPAIAKSNVDLVTDEIVAVTGNGVRDANGRHHEADVIIYGTGFAAGDLMSPIDVRGLDGRSLAETWQEGARAHLGITVPGFPGMFLMYGPNTNLGGGSVIYMLESQARYVRDAVRLLAAHPSRYLDVREDAEQRWDEEIQGRLERSVWTRCRSWYRNSYGRVVANWPGRTHEYRRRTASVDLRQFRVGSASGTPSR; via the coding sequence ATGAGCGCCACTCCACACCACTCCGCCGACGCCGTGATCGTCGGCGCGGGTTTCGGCGGCATCGCTGCGGCCATCGAGCTGAGCAGGTCGGGGTTCACCGACATCGTGATACTGGAACGCGCCTCGGACCTCGGCGGGGTGTGGCGCGAGAACACCTATCCCGGAGCTGGCTGCGATGTGCCTTCCCCGTTGTATTCGTTCTCGTTCGAACACAATCCGGCCTGGCCGCGCCGCTACGCATCCCAGCCCGACATCCACGCCTACCTGCGCCGCACCGCGCGCAAATACGGTGTGTTCGACCGGATCCGGTTCGGCACCGAAGTCACCAGCGCCGAATTCGACGGCTCCACCGCGACGTGGCTGATCCGCACGGCCACCGGCGACGGATTCACCGGGAGGGTGTTCGTCCCGGCCACCGGTCAGCTGTCACGACCTGCTTTCCCGGACATTCCGGGAATGGATACTTTTCGCGGCGACTCGTTTCACTCGGCGGAATGGCGGCACGATCTCGATCTGACCGGCGCCAGGATCGCGGTGATCGGTACCGGCGCGAGCGCCGTCCAGTTCGTGCCGCGAATCCAGCGGCAGGCCAAGACGCTCACCGTGTTCCAGCGGTCGGCGCCCTACCTGCTGCCCAAACGCGACCACGGCTACACCGCCTGGCACCACAGGGCACTCAGAGCCGTTCCGCTGGCACGGACTCTCGACCGGCTCGGGTTCTGGTTGTACGCGGAGTTCGCGCAGCAATGCCTTTCGAAATGGCAATTCCTGACGCCGCTTTTTCAGCGGCAGACGGAGAAGCACCTGCGCGAGGCCGTCGCCGACCCCGCGTTGCGTGACAAACTCACTCCGGACTACGCGCTCGGCTGCAAGCGGGTGCTGTTCAGCAACGACTACCTCCCCGCGATCGCGAAGTCCAATGTAGACCTGGTCACCGACGAGATCGTCGCGGTGACTGGCAACGGTGTCCGGGACGCGAACGGCCGGCACCACGAAGCCGACGTGATCATCTATGGCACCGGCTTCGCGGCGGGCGACCTGATGTCCCCCATCGACGTGCGCGGTCTCGACGGTCGTTCGCTCGCCGAGACCTGGCAGGAAGGCGCGCGAGCGCATCTTGGCATCACGGTCCCCGGTTTTCCCGGCATGTTCCTGATGTACGGGCCGAACACGAACCTCGGCGGCGGTTCCGTCATCTACATGCTGGAGAGCCAGGCGCGCTACGTGAGGGACGCGGTCCGGCTGCTGGCGGCACACCCCTCGCGGTACCTCGATGTCCGAGAGGACGCGGAGCAGCGCTGGGACGAGGAGATCCAGGGCAGACTCGAACGCTCGGTGTGGACGCGCTGCCGGAGCTGGTATCGCAATTCCTACGGCAGGGTCGTCGCCAACTGGCCCGGCCGCACCCACGAGTACCGGCGCCGCACGGCCTCGGTCGACCTCAGGCAGTTCCGCGTGGGGTCGGCGAGCGGGACCCCCTCGCGCTGA
- a CDS encoding cytochrome P450, with protein sequence MVTVVDRMTGTLREKLPPLTALPLPGAVDERILAQRWPVRELAAPPEGSGLQPVLGDAGPPLIGHTLTMMRYGAAYGLRRYEQYGPVWWSGAFGRRIVTVTGPEATQAVLVNKDKAFSQEGWKFFIEKFFNRGLMLLDFGEHHTHRRIMQEAFTKDRLAGYIAQQGPALRDGIAAWEHHPGRPRLYWLLKQLTLDVATRVFMGMPSGPDAQRINRAFVACVRAATAVVRYPVPGGRWQAGIQGRATLERYFARHLPAKREGDESDLFSALCHATTEDGERFTDDDVINHMIFLMMAAHDTSTITSTAVCYYLAKHPEWQERARAESLALGEDLPDMAALGTLHTLDLVIKEALRLVPPVPSFSRKAVEDTEILGHYIPEGTLVGVTPTGNHFDERYWTDPHTFDPGRFSEERREDKGHRYAWIPFGGGAHKCIGLHFGTYEVKALLHEMLRRYRWSVAEDYEVRWDYVSLPVPVDGLPIQLKALDHTA encoded by the coding sequence ATGGTGACAGTCGTCGACAGGATGACGGGAACACTGCGCGAGAAACTGCCCCCGCTCACCGCCCTGCCACTGCCGGGCGCGGTGGACGAGCGCATACTCGCCCAGCGCTGGCCGGTACGCGAACTGGCGGCTCCCCCCGAGGGCAGCGGGCTGCAGCCGGTACTCGGCGACGCCGGACCGCCGCTCATCGGGCACACGCTCACGATGATGCGCTACGGCGCGGCCTACGGACTCCGCAGATACGAGCAGTACGGGCCGGTGTGGTGGTCGGGCGCGTTCGGAAGGCGGATCGTCACCGTCACCGGACCGGAGGCGACCCAGGCCGTACTTGTCAACAAGGACAAGGCGTTCTCGCAGGAGGGCTGGAAGTTCTTCATCGAGAAGTTCTTCAACCGAGGGCTCATGCTGCTGGACTTCGGCGAGCACCACACGCACCGGCGGATCATGCAGGAAGCGTTCACGAAGGACCGGCTCGCCGGCTACATCGCGCAGCAGGGGCCCGCGCTGCGCGACGGCATCGCGGCGTGGGAGCACCATCCGGGAAGACCCCGCCTGTACTGGCTGCTGAAGCAGCTCACCCTCGATGTCGCGACCAGGGTGTTCATGGGCATGCCGAGCGGACCGGACGCCCAGCGGATCAACAGGGCTTTCGTGGCGTGCGTGCGCGCGGCGACCGCGGTCGTGCGCTATCCCGTCCCAGGAGGACGCTGGCAGGCAGGCATCCAGGGCCGGGCGACCCTCGAACGGTATTTCGCACGGCACCTGCCCGCGAAGCGAGAAGGAGACGAGAGCGACCTGTTCTCGGCGCTGTGCCACGCGACGACCGAGGACGGCGAGCGCTTCACCGACGACGACGTGATCAACCACATGATCTTCCTGATGATGGCCGCGCACGACACGTCGACCATCACCAGCACCGCCGTCTGTTACTACCTCGCGAAACACCCGGAATGGCAGGAAAGGGCGCGCGCGGAATCGCTCGCGCTCGGCGAAGACCTCCCCGACATGGCGGCGCTCGGCACTCTGCACACGCTCGACCTGGTGATCAAGGAAGCACTGCGGCTCGTCCCTCCGGTACCCAGTTTCTCCCGCAAGGCCGTCGAGGACACCGAGATACTCGGGCACTACATCCCCGAGGGAACGCTGGTGGGCGTGACGCCGACCGGCAACCACTTCGACGAGCGGTACTGGACCGACCCGCACACCTTCGACCCCGGCCGCTTCTCCGAGGAGCGCAGGGAGGACAAGGGGCACCGCTACGCGTGGATACCGTTCGGCGGCGGAGCGCACAAATGCATCGGGCTGCACTTCGGCACCTACGAGGTGAAAGCTTTGCTGCACGAGATGTTGCGGCGCTACCGGTGGAGCGTTGCAGAGGACTACGAGGTCCGCTGGGACTACGTCTCGCTACCGGTGCCCGTTGACGGCCTTCCCATCCAACTCAAGGCACTTGATCACACAGCGTGA